A window of the Streptomyces luomodiensis genome harbors these coding sequences:
- a CDS encoding MFS transporter: MTSSTTVADSAPEPPIVDPPKGLRGHPWLTLLTVALGVTMVALDGTIVAIANPAIQKDLGASLAEVQWITNGYLLALAVALITAGKLGDRFGHRQTFLIGVVGFALSSAAIGFSSEVSLVVTFRVLQGLCGALLMPAALGLLRATFPAEKLNMAIGIWGAVIGASTAAGPIVGGLLVEHVNWQSVFFINAPVGVLALVLGLLLLVDHRAEKAPRSFDIPGIVLLSGAMFCLIWALIKAADWQWGDRRTLLFLGLAVVCFVVFVFWESRTREPLLPLSMFRSVALSAGTVLMVLMAFGFMGGLFFVTFYLQNVHGLSPVDSGLRLLPLTAMMIIASPLAGAVITKFGPRLPLVISMVITAVSMFGLSRLDVNSGSVEMSVWFALLGLGLGPVMVGATEVIVGNAPIQHAGVAGGLQQAAMQVGGSLGTAVLGAVMAGRVDDTLPEKWADAGLPPMPKGAESQASDAVEVGIAPVPKGTPQEIAGKITAVAHDTFVSGMGLAFTVAAVVSVVAALVAGFTKRGENAEAAGGAVHI; encoded by the coding sequence ATGACGTCTTCGACCACCGTCGCCGATTCGGCGCCGGAACCTCCCATAGTCGATCCCCCGAAAGGACTTCGGGGTCATCCATGGCTGACGCTTCTCACCGTCGCCCTCGGCGTGACGATGGTCGCCCTCGACGGCACGATCGTCGCCATCGCCAACCCGGCGATCCAGAAGGACCTCGGCGCCTCGCTCGCCGAGGTGCAGTGGATCACCAACGGCTATCTGCTGGCCCTCGCCGTCGCGCTGATCACGGCGGGCAAGCTCGGTGACCGCTTCGGCCACCGGCAGACCTTCCTGATCGGCGTCGTCGGCTTCGCCCTCTCCTCGGCCGCCATCGGCTTCTCGAGCGAGGTCTCGCTCGTCGTGACCTTCCGGGTGCTCCAGGGCCTGTGCGGCGCGCTGCTGATGCCCGCGGCGCTCGGACTGCTGCGCGCCACCTTCCCCGCCGAGAAGCTCAACATGGCGATCGGGATCTGGGGCGCGGTGATCGGCGCCTCCACCGCCGCCGGACCGATCGTCGGCGGACTGCTCGTCGAGCACGTCAACTGGCAGTCCGTCTTCTTCATCAACGCGCCGGTCGGCGTGCTGGCGCTGGTCCTCGGTCTGCTGCTGCTGGTGGACCACCGCGCCGAGAAGGCCCCGAGGTCCTTCGACATCCCCGGCATCGTCCTGCTGTCCGGTGCGATGTTCTGCCTCATCTGGGCACTGATCAAGGCCGCCGACTGGCAGTGGGGCGACCGGCGCACCCTGCTCTTCCTGGGCCTGGCGGTGGTCTGCTTCGTCGTCTTCGTCTTCTGGGAGAGCCGGACCCGCGAGCCGCTGCTGCCGCTCAGCATGTTCCGCTCGGTGGCGCTGAGCGCGGGCACCGTGCTGATGGTGCTGATGGCCTTCGGCTTCATGGGCGGTCTCTTCTTCGTCACCTTCTACCTCCAGAACGTGCACGGGCTGAGCCCCGTCGACAGCGGGCTGCGACTGCTGCCGCTCACCGCGATGATGATCATCGCCTCACCGCTGGCCGGTGCGGTGATCACCAAGTTCGGCCCGCGGCTGCCGCTCGTGATCTCCATGGTGATCACCGCCGTGTCGATGTTCGGTCTCTCCCGGCTGGACGTGAACAGCGGCAGCGTCGAGATGTCCGTGTGGTTCGCCCTGCTGGGCCTCGGCCTCGGCCCGGTGATGGTCGGCGCCACCGAGGTCATCGTGGGCAACGCCCCGATCCAGCACGCCGGTGTCGCCGGTGGCCTCCAGCAGGCCGCGATGCAGGTCGGCGGGAGCCTCGGCACGGCCGTGCTGGGCGCGGTCATGGCGGGCCGGGTGGACGACACGCTGCCGGAGAAGTGGGCCGACGCCGGGCTGCCGCCGATGCCCAAGGGCGCGGAGTCCCAGGCGTCGGACGCCGTCGAGGTCGGTATCGCCCCGGTTCCCAAGGGCACTCCGCAGGAGATCGCGGGGAAGATCACGGCCGTCGCGCATGACACCTTCGTGTCAGGGATGGGCCTCGCCTTCACCGTCGCCGCCGTCGTCTCGGTGGTCGCGGCCCTGGTCGCGGGCTTCACCAAGCGCGGTGAGAACGCGGAGGCGGCCGGCGGGGCCGTGCACATCTGA
- a CDS encoding peptidase inhibitor family I36 protein: MRTILTAVVPALALAATLTTTPAPAAAAAGAAAPPRLGTCTAGQLCLWRGGAFTGARQTHELADTDIESCVPLPSGTTAASLANRTGRPVTAYQSRECAETAEFRTYPTGSWSPETPYQIRAFKIWER, from the coding sequence ATGCGCACGATCCTTACGGCCGTCGTTCCGGCCCTGGCCCTCGCGGCCACCCTCACCACCACCCCCGCCCCGGCCGCCGCGGCGGCCGGGGCCGCCGCACCACCACGGCTGGGGACCTGCACCGCCGGGCAGCTGTGCCTGTGGCGGGGCGGCGCCTTCACGGGGGCGCGCCAGACCCATGAACTGGCCGATACCGACATCGAGAGCTGTGTGCCCCTGCCGTCCGGCACCACCGCCGCCTCACTGGCGAACCGCACGGGCCGCCCGGTGACGGCGTACCAGAGCCGCGAATGCGCCGAGACGGCCGAGTTCCGCACCTACCCCACCGGCTCCTGGTCCCCCGAAACCCCCTACCAGATCCGGGCCTTCAAAATCTGGGAACGCTGA
- the aceE gene encoding pyruvate dehydrogenase (acetyl-transferring), homodimeric type translates to MASGSDRNPIIIGGLPSQVPDFDPEETQEWLDSLDAAVDERGRERARYLMLRLIERAREKRVAVPEMRSTDYVNTIATKDEPFFPGNEEIERKILNATRWNAAVMVSRAQRPGIGVGGHIATFASSASLYDVGFNHFFRGKDHDSGDQIFFQGHASPGIYARAFLLDRLSEDHLDGFRQEKSKLGHALSSYPHPRSMPDFWEFPTVSMGLGPLGAIFQARMNRYMEARGIADTSNSHVWAFLGDGEMDEPESLGQLSLAAREGLDNLTFVVNCNLQRLDGPVRGNGKIIQELESQFRGAGWNVIKLVWDRTWDPLLAQDRDGILVNKLNTTPDGQFQTYATETGAYIRDHFFGDDQRLRKMVEGMTDDQILHLGRGGHDHRKIYAAYAAAKAHKGQPTVILAQTVKGWTLGPNFEGRNATHQMKKLTVDDLKRFRDRLHLPIPDKDLESGLPPYYHPGRDSEEIQYMHDRRKALGGYAPTRVVRAKPLQLPGDKTYATLKKGTGQQQIATTMAFVRLLKDLMRDKEIGKRFVPIAPDEYRTFGMDSLFPSAKIYSPLGQTYESVDRELLLAYKESSTGQMLHDGISEAGCTASLIAAGSAYATHGEPLIPVYVFYSMFGFQRTGDQFWQMADQLARGFVLGATAGRTTLTGEGLQHADGHSQLLASTNPAVVAYDPAFGFEIAHIVQDGLRRMYGENSEDVFYYLTVYNEPIQHPAEPENVDREGILKGLYRYRQGERGTIPAQILASGVAVPWAVEAQRILAEDWDVKADVWSATSWNELRRDAVEAEEHNLLHPEEEQRVPYVTRKLADAEGPKVAVSDWMRAVPDQIARWVPGTYQSLGADGFGFADTRGAARRFFHIDAQSIVLGVLTELARDGKIDRSVLKQAIDRYQLLDVAAADPGPAGGDA, encoded by the coding sequence GTGGCTTCCGGATCCGATCGCAACCCGATCATCATTGGCGGCCTTCCCAGCCAGGTCCCGGACTTCGATCCAGAAGAGACCCAGGAATGGCTCGACTCGCTCGACGCAGCCGTCGATGAGCGAGGCCGGGAACGTGCCCGCTACCTGATGCTTCGCCTGATCGAGCGCGCCCGCGAGAAGCGGGTCGCCGTGCCCGAGATGCGCAGCACGGACTACGTCAACACCATCGCGACCAAGGACGAGCCGTTCTTCCCCGGCAACGAGGAGATCGAGCGCAAGATCCTGAACGCGACCCGCTGGAACGCGGCGGTGATGGTCTCCCGGGCGCAGCGTCCGGGCATCGGCGTCGGTGGCCACATCGCCACCTTCGCCTCGTCCGCCTCGCTGTACGACGTGGGCTTCAACCACTTCTTCCGCGGCAAGGACCACGACAGCGGCGACCAGATCTTCTTCCAGGGCCATGCCTCCCCCGGCATCTACGCCCGCGCCTTTCTGCTCGACCGGCTGAGCGAGGACCATCTGGACGGATTCCGTCAGGAGAAGTCCAAGCTCGGTCACGCGCTGTCCAGCTATCCGCACCCTCGGTCGATGCCGGACTTCTGGGAGTTCCCGACGGTCTCCATGGGCCTGGGCCCGCTCGGCGCGATCTTCCAGGCGCGGATGAACCGCTACATGGAGGCACGCGGCATCGCCGACACCTCCAACTCCCACGTATGGGCGTTCCTGGGCGACGGCGAGATGGACGAGCCGGAGTCGCTCGGCCAGCTCTCCCTGGCCGCCCGTGAGGGCCTGGACAACCTGACCTTCGTGGTCAACTGCAACCTCCAGCGGCTCGACGGCCCGGTGCGCGGCAACGGCAAGATCATCCAGGAGCTGGAGTCGCAGTTCCGCGGCGCCGGCTGGAACGTGATCAAGCTGGTCTGGGACCGCACCTGGGACCCGCTGCTGGCGCAGGACCGCGACGGCATCCTGGTCAACAAGCTGAACACCACGCCGGACGGTCAGTTCCAGACGTACGCGACCGAGACCGGCGCCTACATCCGCGACCACTTCTTCGGTGACGACCAGCGGCTGCGCAAGATGGTCGAGGGCATGACCGACGACCAGATCCTGCACCTGGGCCGCGGCGGTCACGACCACAGGAAGATCTACGCGGCGTACGCGGCGGCCAAGGCCCACAAGGGCCAGCCGACGGTGATCCTCGCGCAGACGGTCAAGGGCTGGACGCTCGGCCCGAACTTCGAGGGCCGCAACGCGACCCACCAGATGAAGAAGCTGACGGTCGACGACCTCAAGCGCTTCCGCGACCGGCTGCACCTGCCGATCCCGGACAAGGACCTGGAGTCCGGCCTGCCGCCGTACTACCACCCGGGCCGGGACTCGGAGGAGATCCAGTACATGCACGACCGCCGCAAGGCGCTGGGCGGCTACGCGCCGACCCGTGTCGTGCGTGCCAAGCCGCTGCAGCTGCCGGGCGACAAGACCTACGCCACCCTGAAGAAGGGCACCGGCCAGCAGCAGATCGCCACCACCATGGCGTTCGTCCGGCTGCTGAAGGACCTGATGCGGGACAAGGAGATCGGCAAGCGGTTCGTGCCGATCGCGCCCGACGAGTACCGCACCTTCGGTATGGACTCGCTCTTCCCCTCGGCGAAGATCTACTCCCCGCTGGGCCAGACGTACGAGTCGGTCGACCGTGAGCTGCTGCTCGCCTACAAGGAGTCGTCGACCGGTCAGATGCTGCACGACGGCATCTCCGAGGCGGGCTGTACGGCCTCGCTGATCGCGGCGGGGTCCGCCTACGCCACGCACGGCGAGCCGCTGATCCCGGTCTACGTCTTCTACTCGATGTTCGGCTTCCAGCGCACGGGCGACCAGTTCTGGCAGATGGCCGACCAGCTGGCGCGCGGTTTCGTCCTGGGCGCGACCGCCGGCCGTACGACCCTGACCGGTGAGGGTCTCCAGCACGCGGACGGCCACTCCCAGCTGCTGGCCTCGACCAACCCGGCGGTCGTCGCCTACGACCCGGCGTTCGGCTTCGAGATCGCCCATATCGTCCAGGACGGTCTGCGCCGGATGTACGGCGAGAACAGTGAGGACGTCTTCTACTACCTCACCGTCTACAACGAGCCGATCCAGCACCCGGCCGAGCCTGAGAACGTGGACCGCGAGGGCATCCTCAAGGGCCTCTACCGCTACCGCCAGGGCGAGCGGGGCACCATTCCGGCGCAGATCCTCGCCTCCGGTGTCGCGGTGCCGTGGGCCGTCGAGGCCCAGCGCATCCTGGCCGAGGACTGGGACGTCAAGGCGGACGTCTGGTCCGCGACCTCCTGGAACGAGCTGCGCCGGGACGCCGTCGAGGCAGAGGAGCACAACCTGCTCCACCCGGAGGAGGAGCAGCGCGTTCCGTATGTCACCCGGAAGCTCGCGGACGCGGAGGGCCCGAAGGTGGCCGTGTCCGACTGGATGCGGGCGGTTCCCGACCAGATCGCGCGCTGGGTGCCCGGCACGTACCAGTCGCTGGGCGCCGACGGCTTCGGCTTCGCCGACACGCGCGGCGCGGCACGGCGCTTCTTCCACATCGACGCCCAGTCGATCGTGCTCGGCGTGCTGACGGAGCTGGCGCGTGACGGCAAGATCGACCGCTCGGTCCTGAAGCAGGCGATCGACCGCTACCAGCTGCTGGACGTGGCCGCGGCCGACCCCGGCCCGGCGGGCGGCGACGCGTAG
- a CDS encoding DUF3052 domain-containing protein: protein MSATADHAEERTNPAARLGFQPDQVVQEIGYDDDVDQELREAIEEITGQELVDEEYDDVADAVVLWFREDDGDLTDALVDAIQMIDDGAPVWLLTPKTGRDGYVEPSDINEAATTAGLSQTKSFNAGKDWTGSRLVTPKAARTGKR from the coding sequence GTGAGCGCGACCGCGGACCACGCGGAGGAGCGGACCAACCCTGCCGCGAGGCTGGGTTTTCAGCCCGATCAGGTGGTCCAGGAGATCGGCTACGACGACGATGTCGACCAGGAGCTCCGCGAGGCCATCGAGGAGATCACCGGCCAGGAGCTCGTCGACGAGGAGTACGACGATGTGGCCGACGCCGTGGTGCTGTGGTTCCGGGAGGACGACGGCGATCTGACGGACGCGCTGGTGGACGCCATCCAGATGATCGACGACGGCGCACCGGTCTGGCTGCTGACGCCCAAGACCGGCCGTGACGGCTATGTCGAGCCGAGCGACATCAATGAGGCCGCGACCACCGCGGGCCTGTCCCAGACCAAGAGCTTCAACGCGGGCAAGGACTGGACGGGCAGCCGTCTGGTCACGCCCAAGGCCGCTCGCACCGGTAAGCGCTGA
- a CDS encoding peroxiredoxin gives MAIEVGAKAPDFELKNQHGESVRLSDFRGEKNVVLLFYPFAFTGVCTGELCALRDELPKFVNDEVQLLAVSNDAPFSLRVFAEQEGLEYPLLSDFWPHGETSRAYGVFDEEKGCAVRGTFVIDKEGVVRWTVVNGLPDARDLNDYVKALETL, from the coding sequence ATGGCGATAGAGGTTGGCGCGAAGGCCCCCGACTTTGAGCTGAAGAACCAGCACGGCGAGTCGGTCAGGCTCTCCGACTTCCGGGGCGAGAAGAACGTCGTGCTGCTCTTCTACCCGTTCGCCTTCACCGGTGTGTGCACCGGTGAGCTGTGCGCCCTCCGCGACGAGCTGCCGAAGTTCGTCAATGACGAGGTCCAGCTGCTGGCGGTGTCCAACGATGCGCCGTTCAGCCTGCGGGTCTTCGCCGAGCAGGAGGGGCTGGAGTACCCGCTGCTGTCGGACTTCTGGCCGCACGGCGAGACCAGCCGCGCCTACGGCGTCTTCGACGAGGAGAAGGGCTGCGCGGTGCGCGGCACCTTCGTAATCGACAAGGAGGGTGTGGTGCGCTGGACGGTCGTCAACGGCCTGCCGGACGCCCGGGACCTGAACGACTACGTCAAGGCCCTCGAAACGCTGTAA